From a single Nicotiana tomentosiformis chromosome 2, ASM39032v3, whole genome shotgun sequence genomic region:
- the LOC138904407 gene encoding uncharacterized protein, translating to MEKAQNRMKVQADKRRTDRTYAIGDWVYVKLQPYRQLSLKQHSFQKLSSKYFGPFKILDRLKKKIRSHSATVTLPIVLSEAGHVLLEPESILDRRMIQKNGRVVSQVLVKWFNATPEDST from the exons ATGGAGAAAGCTCAAAATAGAATGAAGGTGCAAGCTGATAAACGAAGGACTGACAGGACATATGCAATAGGAGATTGGGTCTATGTCAAGCTACAGCCCTACAGACAACTTTCTCTAAAGCAGCATAGTTTTCAGAAACTATCATCCAAATATTTTGGACCCTTCAAGATCCTTGATAGA CTGAAAAAGAAGATAAGGTCTCACTCAGCCACAGTCACTTTGCCTATAGTACTTTCAGAAGCTGGTCATGTGTTGCTAGAACCTGAGTCCATACTTGATAGACGGATGATTCAGAAGAATGGGAGAGTTGTATCCCAAGTTCTAGTCAAATGGTTTAATGCCACACCTGAGGACAGTACATGA